One window from the genome of Streptomyces sp. NBC_01476 encodes:
- the katG gene encoding catalase/peroxidase HPI, with protein MSENHDAIVVDAKSEDGGGCPVAHTRAPHPTKGGGNRDWWPERLNLKILAKNPAVANPLGEDFDYAEAFSSLDLAAVKRDIAEVLTTSQDWWPADFGNYGPFMIRMAWHSAGTYRISDGRGGAGAGQQRFAPLNSWPDNGNLDKARRLLWPVKKKYGQSLSWADLMILTGNVALESMGLETFGFAGGRADVWEPEEDVYWGPETTWLGDERYTGDRELESPLGAVQMGLIYVNPEGPNGNPDPLAAARDIRETFRRMAMNDEETVALIAGGHTFGKTHGAGPAENVGADPEAAPIEAQGLGWQNSYGTGKGADAITSGLEVTWTSTPTQWSNGFFDNLFGYEWELFKSPAGANQWRPKDGAGAGTVPDAHDASKKIAPSMLTTDLALRFDPVYEPIARRFHEHPDQFADAFARAWYKLTHRDMGPKSLLLGPEVPAETLLWQDPLPVAEYETVGAADIAALKAKILASGLSVSQLVSTAWASASTFRGSDKRGGANGARVRLAPQSSWEVNNPDQLAAVLRTLEGIQQEFNSGPGAAKVSLADLIVLGGTVAVEKAAKDAGHDIEVPFTPGRVDATDEHTDAESFAALEPAADGFRNYLGKGNRLPAEYLLLDRANLLTLSAPELTVLVGGLRVLGANYDGSKLGVLTTAPETLTNDFFVNLLDLGTAWKATSQDANTFEARDTVTGEVKWTGTRADLVFGSNSELRALAEVYASDDAKAKFVTDFVAAWNKVMNLDRFDLA; from the coding sequence ATGTCTGAGAACCATGATGCAATCGTCGTAGACGCGAAATCGGAGGACGGGGGCGGCTGCCCGGTCGCGCACACGCGCGCCCCGCACCCGACCAAGGGCGGCGGAAACCGCGACTGGTGGCCGGAGCGGCTCAACCTGAAGATCCTCGCCAAGAACCCCGCCGTGGCGAACCCCCTCGGTGAGGACTTCGACTACGCCGAGGCGTTCAGCTCGCTCGACCTCGCGGCCGTGAAGCGGGACATCGCGGAGGTCCTGACCACCTCCCAGGACTGGTGGCCGGCCGACTTCGGCAACTACGGCCCGTTCATGATCCGGATGGCGTGGCACAGCGCGGGCACGTACCGCATCAGCGACGGCCGCGGCGGCGCCGGGGCCGGTCAGCAGCGCTTCGCCCCCCTCAACAGCTGGCCGGACAACGGGAACCTGGACAAGGCCCGCCGGCTGCTGTGGCCGGTGAAGAAGAAGTACGGCCAGAGCCTGTCGTGGGCCGACCTGATGATCCTCACCGGCAATGTGGCCCTGGAGTCGATGGGCTTGGAGACCTTCGGCTTCGCCGGCGGCCGCGCGGACGTCTGGGAGCCCGAGGAGGACGTCTACTGGGGCCCCGAGACCACCTGGCTCGGCGACGAGCGCTACACCGGTGACCGCGAGCTGGAAAGCCCGCTCGGCGCGGTCCAGATGGGGCTCATCTACGTCAACCCCGAGGGCCCGAACGGCAATCCGGACCCGCTCGCCGCGGCCCGCGACATACGCGAGACGTTCCGCCGGATGGCGATGAACGACGAGGAGACGGTCGCCCTCATCGCCGGCGGCCACACCTTCGGCAAGACGCACGGCGCGGGACCGGCGGAGAACGTCGGCGCCGACCCCGAGGCCGCCCCGATCGAGGCGCAGGGCCTCGGCTGGCAGAACTCCTACGGGACCGGCAAGGGCGCGGACGCGATCACCTCCGGCCTGGAGGTCACCTGGACCAGCACGCCCACCCAGTGGAGCAACGGCTTCTTCGACAACCTCTTCGGCTACGAGTGGGAGCTGTTCAAGAGCCCCGCGGGCGCCAACCAGTGGCGGCCGAAGGACGGTGCCGGCGCCGGTACCGTCCCGGACGCCCACGACGCCTCGAAGAAGATCGCGCCGTCGATGCTCACCACCGACCTGGCGCTGCGCTTCGACCCGGTCTACGAGCCGATCGCCCGCCGCTTCCACGAGCACCCCGACCAGTTCGCGGACGCCTTCGCCCGCGCCTGGTACAAGCTGACCCACCGCGACATGGGCCCGAAGTCGCTGCTGCTCGGCCCCGAGGTCCCCGCGGAGACCCTGCTGTGGCAGGACCCGCTGCCGGTGGCGGAGTACGAGACCGTCGGCGCCGCGGACATCGCCGCGCTCAAGGCGAAGATCCTCGCGTCGGGCCTGTCGGTCTCCCAACTGGTCTCCACCGCCTGGGCGTCGGCGTCCACCTTCCGCGGCAGTGACAAGCGCGGCGGCGCCAACGGTGCCCGCGTCCGCCTGGCGCCGCAGAGCAGCTGGGAGGTCAACAACCCGGATCAGCTGGCGGCGGTGCTGCGCACCCTGGAGGGTATCCAGCAGGAGTTCAACTCCGGCCCGGGCGCGGCAAAGGTGTCGCTGGCCGACCTGATCGTGCTCGGCGGCACCGTGGCGGTCGAGAAGGCCGCCAAGGACGCCGGTCACGACATCGAGGTGCCCTTCACCCCGGGCCGTGTCGACGCGACGGACGAGCACACCGACGCGGAGTCATTCGCCGCGCTGGAGCCGGCCGCCGACGGTTTCCGCAACTACCTCGGCAAGGGCAACCGGCTGCCGGCCGAGTACCTGCTGCTGGACCGGGCGAACCTGCTGACGCTGAGCGCCCCGGAGTTGACGGTCCTGGTCGGCGGCCTGCGCGTGCTGGGCGCCAACTACGACGGCTCGAAGCTCGGCGTCCTCACCACCGCCCCGGAGACCCTGACCAACGACTTCTTCGTCAACCTGCTCGACCTGGGCACGGCGTGGAAGGCGACGTCGCAGGACGCGAACACCTTCGAGGCCCGCGACACGGTCACCGGCGAGGTCAAGTGGACCGGCACCCGCGCCGACCTCGTCTTCGGCTCGAACTCCGAACTGCGCGCGCTCGCCGAGGTGTACGCGAGCGACGACGCGAAGGCGAAGTTCGTGACCGACTTCGTCGCGGCGTGGAACAAGGTGATGAACCTCGACCGGTTCGACCTCGCCTGA
- a CDS encoding CehA/McbA family metallohydrolase, which produces MLAAGIAGAAAVTLAPVSFAQAAGTTAGTTTGTTAGTTTRPPAGGEVTRVITGFLETGVADFVHLPVEIPKGVRKIAVSYAYDKPGVPAGTPANSCDIGIFDERGTALGGRGFRGWSGGFRTSFEISASDATPGYLPGPVNSGTWHIVLGPYQVAPQGLNYQVRITLTYGRPGPAYVPNHPPQRAKGRGRDWYRGDCHLHTVHSDGKRLPAEVAAGARAAGLDFMVSTDHNTSSSHAVWGAYAGPDLLIITGEEVTTRNGHWLALGLPAGEWIDWRYRSRDDAFERFSRQVRRGGGLVVPAHMYCAYIASQWKFGFDDADATEVWTGPWTYDDEHAISTWDQKLGEAVRTGKRWLPAIGNSDAHSEPQVIGLPHNVVRADDLATDSIMDGIRAGRNWIAESAAVELTFTATGNGRQAGIGEKLTVPADAPVDIRLDVEGVPNGTVRFITDEGQMHQESVSAAGTGTVVWRTTASLAAYVRAEVRHPLPDGSPGQGNTMGDALLFGPMAALTNPVFLAAKGR; this is translated from the coding sequence ATGCTGGCCGCCGGGATCGCCGGCGCCGCCGCGGTCACCCTCGCGCCGGTCTCCTTCGCGCAGGCAGCCGGCACCACGGCCGGCACCACGACCGGCACCACCGCCGGCACCACCACCAGGCCGCCGGCCGGCGGCGAGGTGACCCGGGTCATCACCGGGTTCCTGGAGACCGGCGTCGCCGACTTCGTCCACCTGCCGGTGGAGATCCCCAAGGGCGTGCGGAAGATCGCCGTCTCCTACGCGTACGACAAGCCGGGCGTCCCCGCGGGCACCCCTGCCAACTCCTGCGACATCGGGATCTTCGACGAGCGGGGGACCGCGCTGGGCGGTCGCGGCTTCCGCGGCTGGTCCGGCGGCTTCCGCACCTCCTTCGAGATCAGCGCCAGTGACGCCACACCGGGGTACTTGCCAGGTCCGGTCAACTCCGGTACCTGGCACATCGTGCTCGGCCCGTACCAGGTGGCGCCGCAGGGCCTGAACTACCAGGTGCGGATCACCCTCACCTACGGCCGGCCCGGCCCCGCCTACGTGCCGAACCACCCGCCGCAGCGGGCGAAGGGCCGCGGCCGGGACTGGTACCGCGGCGACTGCCACCTGCACACCGTCCACTCCGACGGCAAGCGCCTGCCGGCGGAGGTGGCGGCCGGCGCGCGGGCCGCCGGGCTGGACTTCATGGTCTCCACCGACCACAACACCTCGTCGTCGCACGCGGTGTGGGGCGCGTACGCGGGACCGGACCTGCTGATCATCACCGGTGAGGAGGTCACCACCCGCAACGGGCACTGGCTGGCCCTCGGCCTGCCGGCGGGCGAGTGGATCGACTGGCGCTACCGCTCGCGCGACGACGCCTTCGAGCGCTTCTCGCGCCAAGTGCGCCGGGGCGGGGGCCTCGTGGTGCCCGCGCACATGTACTGCGCCTACATCGCCAGCCAGTGGAAGTTCGGCTTCGACGACGCGGACGCCACCGAGGTGTGGACCGGCCCGTGGACGTACGACGACGAGCACGCGATCAGCACCTGGGACCAGAAGCTGGGCGAGGCGGTACGCACCGGCAAGCGCTGGCTTCCCGCGATCGGCAACAGCGACGCGCACAGCGAGCCGCAGGTCATCGGCCTGCCGCACAACGTCGTCCGGGCGGACGACCTGGCCACCGACTCGATCATGGACGGCATCCGCGCGGGCCGTAACTGGATCGCGGAGTCGGCCGCCGTCGAACTCACCTTCACCGCCACCGGCAACGGCAGGCAGGCCGGGATCGGCGAGAAGCTCACCGTCCCCGCCGACGCGCCCGTGGACATCCGGCTGGACGTCGAGGGGGTGCCGAACGGCACGGTCCGCTTCATCACCGACGAGGGCCAGATGCACCAGGAGTCGGTGAGCGCCGCCGGCACCGGCACGGTGGTGTGGCGGACGACCGCCTCACTCGCCGCGTATGTCCGTGCCGAGGTCCGCCACCCGCTGCCCGACGGCTCGCCGGGCCAGGGCAACACCATGGGCGACGCCCTGCTCTTCGGCCCGATGGCCGCGCTGACCAACCCGGTCTTCCTTGCCGCGAAGGGCCGTTGA
- a CDS encoding putative leader peptide gives MTARHVRTRHGASPSGPGGDAVREKGARSLPSVATFSRRHIDLQRVAGALCPGVPTAVPGPDHRPTALPRTAG, from the coding sequence ATGACGGCTCGGCACGTGCGAACCCGACACGGCGCGAGCCCATCGGGACCGGGAGGTGACGCGGTGCGGGAAAAGGGTGCACGGTCCCTGCCCTCCGTCGCCACGTTCTCCCGGCGGCACATCGACCTTCAGCGCGTCGCCGGCGCCCTGTGTCCGGGCGTACCGACGGCCGTACCGGGGCCTGACCACCGGCCCACCGCGCTGCCGCGCACCGCCGGCTAG
- a CDS encoding DUF1684 domain-containing protein → MTVQAEETDRAGFAADWEQWHAQHEKVRADPHGFLAITGLHWLDATPTRFPDAPGAWSSTADGVVVELSDDEELTLDGQELRGRHDFGVIEERGSLFPVSGDAVIEVAKRGGYDIVRPRHPENALRLAYTGTPTYAPDPRWARTGRYLPFDAPRPTTVGAAVEGLQHVYDAPGQVEFTLDGATHRLTAFNGRAGSLLVLLTDATSGVTTYAANRALSIGAPDADGTVLIDFNRATNLPCAYTDLATCPLPPAENRLTIAIEAGEKIPAAPVATTRSVPGEEGPRP, encoded by the coding sequence ATGACCGTACAAGCAGAAGAGACCGACCGCGCCGGCTTCGCCGCGGACTGGGAGCAGTGGCACGCCCAGCACGAGAAGGTGCGCGCCGACCCGCACGGATTCCTCGCCATCACCGGCCTGCACTGGCTGGACGCCACCCCCACCCGTTTCCCCGACGCGCCCGGCGCCTGGTCGAGTACCGCCGACGGCGTGGTGGTGGAGCTCTCCGACGACGAGGAACTGACCCTCGACGGCCAGGAGCTGCGCGGGCGGCACGACTTCGGCGTGATCGAGGAGCGGGGCAGCCTCTTCCCGGTGTCAGGCGACGCGGTGATCGAGGTCGCCAAGCGCGGCGGCTACGACATCGTCCGCCCCCGGCACCCGGAGAACGCGCTGCGGCTCGCCTACACCGGCACCCCCACCTACGCCCCGGACCCGCGCTGGGCCCGCACCGGCCGCTACCTGCCGTTCGACGCACCCCGCCCGACCACGGTGGGCGCGGCCGTCGAGGGCCTCCAGCACGTCTACGACGCCCCCGGCCAGGTCGAGTTCACGCTCGACGGCGCCACCCACCGGCTGACCGCGTTCAACGGCCGGGCCGGCAGCCTGCTGGTGCTGCTCACCGACGCCACCTCCGGCGTGACCACCTACGCGGCCAACCGGGCGCTGTCCATCGGCGCGCCCGACGCGGACGGCACGGTGCTGATCGACTTCAACCGGGCCACGAACCTGCCCTGCGCGTACACCGACCTGGCCACCTGCCCGCTGCCGCCGGCCGAGAACCGGCTGACGATCGCGATCGAGGCCGGCGAGAAGATCCCGGCCGCGCCGGTGGCGACGACCCGGTCCGTACCGGGCGAGGAGGGCCCCCGGCCGTGA
- a CDS encoding serine hydrolase domain-containing protein, which translates to MSSRPAGAKRRTLVVAAALAAAASVLFTSGPATAAPAAALPAPDYAGLRQALRDVVAAGSPGAFAQVSDRGGAGGTVVTGTGDITTQAPVDPHGQFRVGSITKNFVAVLVLQLVARHQVGLDAPAAGYLAAGVLPADSPITVRQLLDHTSGLYDYSNDLPGILVGDTVTGYQQFRYATYDPADLVADALTHGSQFTPGSQYQYSNTNFVALGLLVEYVTGKPFAQVLDQRILRPAGLTGTRFVVPRTDIPGPHATGYLTEDDRSKPLSDATEQTASWIWTAGAAISTTADLNTYWRALTAGELLPAAQLAQMETTRPADSTGTSFYGLGIRAYTLSCGTQVYGHDGIVQGYQTYSYTTKDGSRQVTVSANASNNGDVFAAERTALDPVFCGSAAKAPAARAASGTSAAHTEEEETAGAATRPLRR; encoded by the coding sequence GTGTCTTCCCGTCCCGCCGGCGCCAAGCGCCGGACCCTCGTCGTGGCGGCCGCCCTGGCGGCAGCCGCTTCGGTCCTGTTCACCTCCGGCCCGGCCACCGCCGCCCCGGCAGCCGCTTTACCCGCACCCGACTACGCAGGGCTGCGGCAGGCGCTGCGGGACGTCGTCGCGGCCGGCTCACCCGGGGCCTTCGCCCAGGTCAGCGACCGGGGCGGCGCCGGCGGCACGGTCGTTACGGGCACCGGTGACATCACCACTCAGGCGCCGGTCGACCCGCACGGGCAGTTCCGGGTCGGCAGCATCACCAAGAACTTCGTCGCCGTACTCGTCCTGCAGCTCGTGGCCCGGCACCAGGTCGGCCTCGACGCACCCGCCGCCGGCTATCTGGCCGCCGGCGTGCTGCCGGCGGATTCGCCGATCACCGTGCGCCAGCTGCTCGACCACACCAGCGGGCTCTACGACTACAGCAACGATCTGCCCGGCATCCTCGTCGGCGACACCGTCACCGGCTACCAGCAGTTCCGGTACGCCACCTACGACCCGGCCGACCTGGTGGCGGACGCCCTCACGCACGGCTCGCAGTTCACCCCCGGCAGCCAGTACCAGTACTCCAACACCAACTTCGTGGCGCTCGGCCTGCTCGTCGAATACGTCACCGGGAAACCCTTCGCCCAGGTCCTCGACCAGCGGATCCTGCGGCCCGCCGGCCTGACCGGCACCCGCTTCGTCGTCCCCCGCACGGACATCCCCGGCCCGCACGCCACCGGTTACCTCACCGAGGACGACCGCTCCAAGCCGCTGTCCGACGCGACCGAGCAGACCGCCTCGTGGATCTGGACGGCCGGCGCGGCCATCTCCACCACCGCCGACCTCAACACGTACTGGCGGGCCCTGACCGCCGGCGAGCTGCTGCCCGCGGCGCAGCTCGCCCAGATGGAGACCACGCGGCCTGCGGACTCCACCGGCACCTCCTTCTACGGTCTCGGCATCCGCGCGTACACCCTCTCCTGCGGCACGCAGGTGTACGGCCACGACGGCATCGTGCAGGGCTACCAGACGTACTCCTACACCACGAAGGACGGCTCCCGGCAGGTCACCGTCTCGGCGAACGCCTCCAACAACGGGGATGTCTTCGCCGCCGAACGGACCGCCCTGGACCCGGTCTTCTGCGGCAGCGCCGCCAAGGCCCCGGCCGCGCGCGCGGCGTCGGGCACCTCCGCCGCCCACACCGAAGAGGAGGAGACCGCCGGCGCCGCGACCAGGCCCCTGCGCAGGTGA
- a CDS encoding TraR/DksA family transcriptional regulator translates to MSDSSGGDGSVPEEPGEYDSVQARLALARAETEARIEALRRDFEGIVEANALVAVDDEHDPEGSSTAFERAHVAALLGQAREQLAELDRALERLERGEYGRCERCGRQIPAERLQIRPATNTCVTCASAPPR, encoded by the coding sequence ATGAGCGATTCGTCCGGTGGTGATGGTTCGGTGCCCGAGGAGCCCGGGGAGTACGACTCCGTCCAGGCGCGGCTGGCGCTCGCGCGGGCGGAGACGGAAGCGCGGATCGAGGCGCTGCGGCGGGACTTCGAGGGGATCGTCGAGGCAAACGCCCTGGTGGCGGTGGACGACGAGCATGACCCGGAGGGGTCGAGCACCGCCTTCGAGCGGGCTCATGTCGCCGCGCTGCTGGGACAGGCCCGCGAGCAGCTGGCCGAACTGGACCGGGCCCTGGAACGGCTCGAACGCGGCGAGTACGGCCGGTGCGAGCGGTGCGGACGGCAGATCCCCGCGGAACGCCTGCAGATCCGCCCGGCGACGAACACCTGCGTCACCTGCGCCTCGGCCCCGCCCCGCTGA